In a single window of the Dryobates pubescens isolate bDryPub1 chromosome Z, bDryPub1.pri, whole genome shotgun sequence genome:
- the IDNK gene encoding probable gluconokinase, translating into MLVVVMGVSGSGKTTVGEQLAAKLGWKFYDADDYHSPENRKKMAEGIPLDDEDRIPWLCALHDILRREDLSGQHAILACSALKKMYRRILVCGAIENNQPEQPGENSALKILFVHLDGPIDIIAGRLEKRRGHFMPPELLRSQFDTLEPPSAPENFITVSVEKSLPEIVLEIKRAIFQCEASLE; encoded by the exons ATGTTGGTGGTTGTGATGGGCGTGAGCGGCTCGGGGAA GACCACGGTTGGGGAGCAGCTGGCGGCGAAG cTGGGATGGAAATTCTATGATGCTGACGATTATCATTCACCAGAGAACAGAAAGAAGATGGCAGAAGGAATACCACTAGATGATGAG GACAGAATTCCCTGGCTTTGTGCATTGCATGATATACTAAGGAG AGAAGACTTATCTGGACAACATGCAATTCTTGCCTGTTCTGCGCTGAAGAAGATGTATAGACGTATATTAGTTTGTGGAGCAATTGAAAACAATCAGCCAGAGCAACCAGGAGAAAACTCAGCACTGAAGATCCTCTTTGTACACTTGGATGGGCCTATAGACATCATTGCTGGCCgcctggaaaaaaggagaggacaTTTTATGCCACCTGAACTTCTCAGGTCACAGTTTGATACCCTCGAGCCTCCTAGTGCACCAGAAAACTTTATTACTGTCAGTGTAGAAAAATCTCTGCCTGAAATAGTGCTGGAGATTAAAAGAGCCATTTTTCAGTGTGAAGCTTCTCTGGAGTGA